One window of Paroedura picta isolate Pp20150507F chromosome 2, Ppicta_v3.0, whole genome shotgun sequence genomic DNA carries:
- the ZBTB42 gene encoding zinc finger and BTB domain-containing protein 42, whose amino-acid sequence MEFPDHSRQLLQCLSQQRQQGFLCDCTVSVGDAQFRAHRAVLASCSMYFHLFYRDQLDKRDTVHLNSDIVTAPAFGSLLEFMYAGKLEFSSLPVEDVLAAASYLHMYDIVKVCKGKLKEKEGGGEDKANGGEGGPLETDERGSANGGVPLGHEPDPGSKQKFTLSEYERPLSGKERGSGYAAWPPDLVSINAALTEAELDSVAAETTKASAGPLGGALSQRSLRHPLASSDAECALDLSFKPLAGRDSLHPSYVFGQLAPESQQQGSEALVKDEQESLSEEEEDGEAGSPESQHFGNAAKSLMTGLGNVFTGNGNSHGPEEDLDPEREASEDDMDSSDILAAGVLVPPGHICVCPLCSKVFPSPHVLQLHLSSHFRDKDGARTRLSPDGSVPTCTLCGKTFSCMYTLKRHERTHSGEKPYTCGQCGKSFQYSHNLSRHAVVHTREKPHGCKWCERRFTQSGDLYRHIRKFHCGLVKSLVV is encoded by the coding sequence ATGGAGTTCCCAGACCATAGCCGGCAGTTACTGCAGTGCCTGAGTCAGCAGCGTCAGCAGGGCTTCCTGTGTGACTGTACCGTTTCAGTCGGAGACGCACAGTTCCGAGCCCACAGAGCCGTCCTCGCCTCCTGCAGCATGTACTTCCATCTTTTCTACAGGGACCAGCTAGACAAAAGGGACACTGTGCATTTGAACAGTGACATAGTCACCGCCCCGGCCTTCGGCTCGCTCCTCGAATTCATGTACGCCGGCAAGCTGGAGTTCAGCAGCCTGCCGGTGGAAGATGTGCTGGCCGCCGCCAGCTACCTCCACATGTACGACATTGTGAAAGTCTGCAAGGGCAAGCTGAAAGAGAAGGAAGGCGGCGGGGAGGACAAGGCAAACGGCGGCGAAGGGGGCCCTCTGGAGACGGACGAGCGGGGCTCGGCCAACGGCGGCGTCCCCCTGGGGCATGAGCCAGACCCGGGGAGCAAACAGAAATTCACCCTGTCGGAATACGAGAGGCCTCTCTCCGGGAAAGAGAGGGGTAGCGGTTATGCCGCCTGGCCCCCTGATCTCGTAAGTATCAACGCTGCGTTGACCGAGGCCGAATTGGACAGTGTGGCAGCTGAAACAACAAAAGCTAGTGCGGGTCCTTTGGGGGGAGCTTTGTCCCAAAGGTCTCTTCGCCACCCCTTGGCTTCGAGCGACGCCGAATGTGCTCTGGATTTGTCTTTCAAGCCTCTGGCCGGGAGAGATTCCTTACACCCCTCCTACGTCTTTGGACAGCTGGCGCCCGaaagccagcagcagggcagcgaGGCTCTTGTGAAAGACGAACAAGAGTCTctgtcggaggaggaggaggatggggaagcGGGGAGTCCGGAGAGCCAGCATTTTGGGAACGCGGCCAAGAGCCTGATGACGGGGCTGGGCAACGTGTTTACGGGGAACGGGAATTCTCACGGGCCGGAGGAGGACCTCGATCCGGAGCGGGAGGCGAGCGAGGACGACATGGATTCCTCCGACATCTTGGCGGCGGGCGTCTTGGTGCCTCCCGGCCACATCTGCGTCTGCCCCCTCTGCAGCAAAGTCTTCCCCAGCCCCCACGTCCTGCAGCTCCACCTGAGCTCCCACTTCCGCGACAAGGACGGCGCCCGGACCCGGTTGTCCCCGGACGGGTCCGTCCCCACGTGCACCCTCTGCGGCAAGACTTTCTCCTGCATGTACACCTTGAAGAGGCACGAGAGGACTCACTCGGGCGAGAAGCCGTACACCTGCGGccagtgcgggaagagcttccagTACTCCCACAACCTCAGCCGGCACGCGGTGGTGCACACGAGAGAGAAGCCACACGGCTGCAAATGGTGCGAGAGGCGGTTCACCCAGTCCGGAGACTTGTACAGACATATCCGTAAATTTCACTGTGGTCTTGTGAAGTCACTGGTAGTTTGA